A genomic stretch from Salvelinus namaycush isolate Seneca unplaced genomic scaffold, SaNama_1.0 Scaffold570, whole genome shotgun sequence includes:
- the LOC120041884 gene encoding zinc finger protein OZF-like: MYEDLDEPQPNQSNLLVPDCIHGDQSTGGPEMGPRSLDYFSDFLRLRGESSSRHSDSEGASSTSGAPEQQEDNHTAKNTHSCRECGEEFPTQHYLRKHRNTTHTGEKKTSPKPRKSYSCLDCGKEFPCPSKLQRHLLTHTGERPCFCSDCGKSFTREEHLKTHQRFHCSSGEGSPSISGDPEQAKNCCLECGREFSSAYKLRRHLLTHTGEKPHSCSVCGKSYTYLHTLKSHELKHTGEKSYKCSVCEKSFNQKGNLNQHMLVHTGEKPFSCSVCGKCFTQKANLTAHQLSHTGEKPFSCSICRKGFTQKAYLKQHQKLHTGEKPYACSECDKRFTFCTSLKRHQLQHTGERPDSLSLKEIHQQSHGKKVEESLSASAAEPEQHQENHTTKTSSHCCLECGKHFKTSSSLQIHMRIHTGKKPYPCPDCGKNFATKGSLNLHQRSHTTEAEKPIHCEEQNTSQGQEMVSNNLQDLCQTLGLKAKVEEEKDKVEEDGEGATDNAEEVGGLINSDGEEVDWDSVQHSKWRQNADCSSVTQ; encoded by the exons ATGTATGAG GATTTAGATGAACCCCAGCCAAACCAGTCAAATCTACTGGTTCCTGACTGTATCCATGGTGACCAGAGCACAGGCGGTCCAGAGATGGGTCCTAGGAGCCTTGACTACTTCAGTGACTTTCTAAGATTGAGAG GAGAGAGTTCCAGCCGTCACTCTGACAGTGAGGGGGCAAGTTCTACCTCAGGAGCACCTGAACAACAGGAGGACAATCACACAGCCAAGAACACACACAGCTGCAGAGAGTGTGGAGAGGAGTTCCCTACCCAGCATTATCTAAGAAAACATcgtaacacaacacacacaggagagaagaagaCCAGTCCCAAACCCAGGAAGAGCTACAGCTGCCTGGACTGTGGGAAGGAGTTCCCATGTCCATCTAAACTACAACGACACCTtctgactcacacaggagagaggcccTGCTTCtgttctgactgtgggaagagtttcactcGGGAGGAACATCTGAAGACACATCAGCGGTTCCACTGTTCTAGTGGGGAGGGCAGTCCCTCTATATCGGGAGATCCTGAACAGGCAAAGAACTGCTGCCTGGAGTGTGGAAGAGAGTTCTCTAGTGCTTACAAACTACGCAGACACCTGCTGACACACACGGGAGAAAAGCCTCACTCCTGCTCCGTGTGTGGGAAGAGTTATACTTATCTACACACCTTGAAATCACATGAGCTGAAACACACCGGGGAGAAGTCTTACAAATGTTCCGTGTGTGAGAAGAGCTTCAACCAAAAGGGAAATTTGAACCAACACATGTTAGTGCACACTGGTGAGAAACCTTTCTCCTGCTCTGTCTGTGGCAAGTGCTTCACCCAGAAAGCCAACCTGACTGCCCACCAGCTctcccacacaggagagaagcctttctccTGTTCCATCTGTAGGAAGGGCTTCACTCAGAAAGCATATCTTAAACAACACCAGAAActgcacactggagagaagccttacgccTGCTCCGAGTGTGACAAGAGATTTACCTTCTGTACATCCTTGAAAAGACACCAGCtgcaacacacaggagagagaccggACTCGCTAAGTTTGAAAGAAATACACCAGCAATCACACGGCAAAAAAGTTGAGGAGAGTCTCTCTGCATCAGCAGCAGAACCTGAACAACACCAGGAGAATCACACAACTAAGACGTCATCTCACTGCTGCTTAGAATGTGGGAAACATTTCAAAACGTCATCGTCTCTACAGATCCACATGAGAATCCACACAGGAAAGAAGCCATACCCCTGCCCTGATTGTGGGAAGAATTTTGCTACAAAAGGAAGTTTGAACTTGCACCAGCGGTCACACACAACAGAAGCAGAGAAACCCATCCACTGTGAGGAGCAGAACACATCACAGGGGCAGGAGATGGTATCTAATAACCTACAGGACCTCTGTCAAACACTGGGGCTGAAGGCTAAAGTCGAAGAGGAGAAGGACAaggtggaggaggatggagaaggGGCGACGGATAATGCAGAGGAAGTTGGAGGGCTGATTAATTCTGATGGAGAAGAAGTTGACTGGGATTCTGTTCAACATAGTAAGTGGAGGCAGAACGCTGACTGTTCTTCAGTTACACAGTAA
- the LOC120041888 gene encoding zinc finger protein 721-like — protein MNPLSSEKETLMDEIEKSLWNLTEDNLRYMCERCGMDGSEIKGMNHRLLRRKVMEEMWDNTESMKSEEQGMSWLVQLKDDIRRILEDGSSALMSPSQADDDVDCNEEHKGDGDWLPSNGLTAEPLHPSQCDDDDDCDEEGGAGLPCNGLEAESAPERNSYDKPPPPPSPLPESPGRASPGRALLCGLKRVSVRLDDCRKTPGQSSHIIHKTTQTGEKPHSSSNAEHICDHCGKNFVTATNLKTHLLCLTGEKPHMCSECGKRFTQAGNLKRHQRTHTGEKPFVCPRCGKDYNDSGNLKKHMRSHVVKQHTGNPTVKPYLCSECGKQFFGKQSLEYHREVFHTDHPHRCGQCKKSFITAARLESHTKTRHPPTDPLKNPHVCLECGRGFPVAASLKRHLRIHSEEKPYVCPQCGNGYSDRGNLKKHIRTHTEEKPYHCVVCGMKFRHTKTLQRHHQENHKGETLGPIQRHQDPLPCPHCGEKFSTKALLKDHLRTHPTRVHCSQCDKTFSNKGNLLVHQRKHTGERPYLCPQCGKSFSLAGSLKLHLRIHAGEKPYCCTYCDKRFTRKGHCNSHMRIHTGEKPYQCSDCGRRFADGNVLKNHRRTHTGEKPFQCRMCDKAFAQLTSLKKHQETHSHNHTVRYKMSSERETLMDEIEKSLWNLTEDNLRYMCERCGMDGSEIKGMNHRLLRRKVMEEMWDNTESMKSEEQGMSWLVRLKDDIRRILEDGSSALMSPSQTDDDVDCDEEWNEEGGARLPSNRLEAKSDLERHTPEQRESDVTTSQSESVFLKPHLCTTCGKGFHQAGCLKRHLRTHTGEKPFVCPRCGRAWSDSGNLKRHMRKTHPGKEMVVKMLNTQRSDPTGSREEMNVDSIKSEEQGTSWSLQLKQEDACGAPVSLSQAHADDVDCNVEDRDWLPSIGLKAEPMSPSQSDDDAADRKEEWNEAGGATLPSNGLEAESAQESHSCDKPLWPSSTLPESPGRASPGSALLCGLKRVSVRLVDCRKTPGQSGLKIHKATQTGEKSHSSSNAEQHKTLSGNRPRSHICDHCGKNFTTATNLKRHLLYLSGEKPYMCSECGKRFTQAGSLKTHQRTHTGEKPYICTRCGKAWSDYGNLKRHMRRHTVKQHTVKPHHCSDCGKQFIVKSSLKHHRLVFHTDHPHRCGQCKKSFITAERLESHMKTQHPPSDPLKNPHVCSECGKGFHQAGCLKRHLRTHTGEKPFVCPHCGRAWSDSGNLKRHMRKTHPGEEMVVKRLDTQRSDPTGSREEMNVDSIKSEEQGMSRSLQLKEDIRRILVDASGAPMSPNQADDYSEDCDEGGRTRLSSNRLEAKSDLERHTPEQRESDVTTSQSESVFLKPHLCTTCGKGFKKAGCLKRHQRTHTGEKPFVCPRCGRAWSDSGNLKRHMRKTHPGKEMVVKMLDTQRSDPTGSRKEINVDSIKSEEQGTSWSLQLKEEDACGAPVSLSQAHADDVDCNVEDRDWLPSIGLKAEPMSPSQSDDDVADRKEECNETGGALHCGKAWSY, from the exons ATGAATCCGCTCAGTTCAGAGAAGGAAACATTGATGGATGAAATCGAAAAGAGTTTATGGAATTTAACCGAGGACAATTTACGCTACATGTGTGAACGTTGTGGAATGGATGGCTCTGAAATTAAAGGGATGAATCATCGCTTATTAAGGCGTAAAGTCATGGAGGAAATGTGGGACAATACGGAGTCAATGAAATCAGAGGAGCAGGGAATGTCTTGGTTAGTCCAACTTAAAGACGACATCAGGAGGATACTGGAGGATGGTAGCAGTGCACTCATGAGTCCCAGCCAAGCCGATGATGATGTAGACTGCAATGAAGAACACAAGGGAGACGGGGACTGGTTGCCTAGCAACGGACTGACAGCGGAGCCCTTGCATCCCAGCcaatgtgatgatgatgatgactgcgACGAAGAGGGAGGAGCTGGGTTGCCTTGCAATGGACTGGAGGCAGAGTcagctccagagaggaacagttaC GACAAgcctccacctccaccctcccctctccCAGAGTCCCCAGGTCGTGCCTCTCCCGGCAGGGCCTTGTTGTGCGGTCTGAAGAGGGTGTCTGTACGACTCGACGACTGCAGGAAGACACCAGGGCAGAGTAGCCATATAATACACAAGACaacacagacaggagagaaacCCCACAGCTCGTCTAATGCTGAACATATCTGTGATCACTGTGGGAAGAATTTTGTCACAGCTACCAAtctaaaaacacatttactgtgtCTGACTGGAGAGAAACCACACATGTGCTCTGAATGTGGAAAGAGATTCACGCAGGCCGGCAATCTTAAGAGACACCAGAGAACTCATACTGGGGAGAAACCGTTTGTTTGTCCTCGTTGTGGGAAAGACTACAATGATTCTGGAAACTTAAAGAAACACATGAGATCTCATGTTGTTAAACAACACACAGGGAACCCCACAGTGAAACCGTACCTCTGCTCTGAATGTGGGAAGCAATTCTTTGGAAAACAAAGCCTTGAATATCACCGGGAGGTTTTTCACACAGATCACCCTCACCGCTGTGGTCAATGTAAGAAGAGCTTCATAACTGCAGCAAGACTGGAATCACACACAAAAACACGACACCCGCCAACTGATCCTCTGAAGAATCCACACGTGTGCTTGGAATGTGGAAGGGGATTCCCTGTGGCCGCAAGTCTTAAAAGACACCTGAGAATTCATTCTGAGGAGAAACCGTACGTTTGCCCTCAGTGTGGAAACGGTTACAGTGATCGTGGAAATTTAAAGAAACACATCAGAACTCACACAGAAGAGAAACCCTACCACTGCGTGGTGTGCGGGATGAAGTTTCGTCATACAAAAACGTTACAACGGCATCACCAGGAGAACCACAAGGGGGAGACACTGGGTCCCATCCAAAGGCATCAAGACCCTCTTCCATGCCCCCACTGCGGGGAGAAGTTCTCTACCAAGGCTCTTCTAAAGGATCATCTACGGACCCACCCTACCCGGgtccactgctcccagtgtgacAAGACCTTTTCCAATAAAGGTAACTTACTTGTTCATCAGAGGAAACACACTGGAGAGAGGCCTTACCTTTGccctcagtgtgggaagagtttctctctGGCAGGGAGTTTAAAACTTCATCTCCGGATTCATGCCGGTGAGAAACCTTACTGCTGTACTTACTGTGACAAGAGATTCACAAGGAAGGGCCACTGCAATAGCCACAtgcgaatccacacaggagagaagccgtaccAATGCTCTGACTGCGGGAGGAGGTTTGCTGACGGTAATGTCCTGAAAAACCACCGGCGgacccacacaggagagaaaccgttccAGTGCCGCATGTGCGATAAAGCCTTTGCCCAGTTGACCAGTCTGAAGAAACATCAGGAGACACACAGCCATAATCACACTGTGCGAT ACAAAATGAGTTCAGAGAGGGAAACGTTGATGGATGAAATCGAAAAGAGTTTATGGAATTTAACTGAGGACAATTTACGCTACATGTGTGAACGTTGTGGAATGGATGGCTCTGAAATTAAAGGTATGAATCATCGCTTATTAAGGCGTAAAGTCATGGAGGAAATGTGGGACAATACGGAGTCAATGAAATCAGAGGAGCAGGGAATGTCTTGGTTAGTCCGACTTAAAGACGACATCAGGAGGATACTGGAGGATGGTAGCAGTGCACTCATGAGTCCCAGCCAAACCGATGATGATGTAGACTGTGACGAAGAATGGAACGAAGAGGGAGGAGCTAGGTTGCCTAGTAACAGACTGGAGGCGAAATCTGATCTAGAGAGGCACACaccagagcagagggagagtgaTGTGACTACTTCCCAGTCAGAAAGTGTTTTTCTCAAACCACACTTGTGCACTACATGCGGTAAGGGATTCCATCAGGCTGGCTGTCTTAAGAGACACCTGAGAACTCATACGGGGGAGAAACCGTTCGTCTGCCCTCGTTGTGGGAGGGCTTGGAGTGATTCTGGAAACTTAAAGAGACACATGAGAAAAACTCACCCAGGAAAGGAGATGGTTGTTAAGATGCTCAACACACAGAGGAGTGACCCTACAGGAAGTAGGGAGGAAATGAATGTGGATTCAATTAAATCGGAGGAGCAGGGAACGTCTTGGTCACTCCAGCTGAAACAGGAGGATGCTTGTGGTGCCCCTGTGAGTCTCAGCCAGGCTCATGCTGATGATGTAGACTGCAACGTTGAGGACAGAGATTGGTTGCCTAGCATCGGACTGAAGGCGGAGCCCATGAGTCCCAGCCAATCCGACGATGACGCTGCAGACCGCAAAGAAGAATGGAACGAAGCGGGAGGTGCTACGTTGCCTAGCAACGGACTGGAGGCGGAGTCAGCTCAAGAGAGCCACAGTTGC GACAAGCCTCTCTGGCCCTCTTCCACCCTCCCAGAGTCCCCGGggcgtgcctctcccggtagcgccttatTGTGCGGTCTGAAGAGGGTGTCTGTGCGGCTTGTCGACTGCAGGAAGACCCCGGGGCAGAGTGGCCTTAAAATACACAAGGCaacacagacaggagagaaaTCCCACAGCTCGTCTAATGCTGAACAACACAAAACCCTCTCAGGAAACAGGCCTAGATCCCATATCTGTGATCACTGTGGGAAGAATTTTACCACAGCAACCAATCTGAAAAGACACTTACTGTATCTGTCTGGAGAGAAACCATACATGTGCTCTGAATGCGGAAAGAGATTCACACAGGCCGGCAGTCTTAAGACACACCAGAGAACTCATACGGGGGAGAAACCGTACATCTGCACTCGTTGTGGGAAGGCTTGGAGTGATTATGGAAACTTAAAGAGACACATGAGAAGGCATACTGTTAAACAACACACAGTGAAACCTCACCACTGCTCGGATTGTGGGAAACAATTCATTGTAAAATCAAGCCTGAAACATCACCGGCTAGTTTTTCACACAGATCACCCTCACCGTTGTGGTCAATGTAAGAAGAGCTTCATAACTGCAGAAAGACTGGAATCACACATGAAAACACAACACCCGCCAAGTGATCCTCTGAAGAACCCACATGTGTGCTCTGAATGTGGAAAGGGATTCCATCAGGCCGGCTGTCTTAAGAGACACCTGAGAACTCATACGGGAGAGAAACCGTTCGTCTGCCCTCATTGTGGGAGGGCTTGGAGTGATTCTGGAAACTTAAAGAGACACATGAGAAAAACTCACCCAGGAGAAGAGATGGTTGTTAAGAGGCTCGACACTCAGAGGAGTGACCCTACAGGAAGTAGGGAGGAAATGAATGTGGATTCAATTAAATCGGAGGAGCAGGGAATGTCTCGGTCACTCCAGCTGAAAGAGGACATCAGAAGGATACTGGTGGATGCTAGCGGTGCACCAATGAGTCCCAACCAAGCCGATGATTATTCTGAAGACTGTGACGAGGGAGGAAGAACTAGGTTGTCTAGCAACAGACTGGAGGCGAAATCTGATCTAGAGAGGCACACaccagagcagagggagagtgaTGTGACTACTTCCCAGTCAGAAAGTGTTTTTCTCAAACCACACTTGTGCACTACATGCGGTAAGGGATTCAAAAAGGCCGGCTGTCTTAAGAGACACCAGAGAACTCATACGGGGGAGAAACCGTTCGTCTGCCCTCGTTGTGGGAGGGCTTGGAGTGATTCTGGAAACTTAAAGAGACACATGAGAAAAACTCACCCAGGAAAGGAGATGGTTGTTAAGATGCTCGACACTCAGAGGAGTGACCCTACAGGAAGTAGGAAGGAAATTAATGTGGATTCAATTAAATCGGAGGAGCAGGGAACATCTTGGTCACTCCAGCTGAAAGAGGAGGATGCTTGTGGTGCACCTGTGAGTCTCAGCCAGGCTCATGCTGATGATGTAGACTGCAACGTTGAGGACAGAGATTGGTTGCCTAGCATCGGACTGAAGGCGGAGCCCATGAGTCCCAGCCAATCCGATGATGACGTTGCAGACCGCAAAGAAGAATGTAACGAAACGGGAGGTGCCCTTCATTGTGGGAAGGCTTGGAGTTATTAA
- the LOC120041885 gene encoding zinc finger protein 420-like, whose translation MSSEKETLMDEIEKSLWNLTEDNLRDLCERCGMDGSEIKGMNHRLLRRKVMEEMWDNTESMKSEEQGMSWLVRLKDDIRRILEDGSSALMNPSQSDDVDCNEERNKGYSDCLPSNGLTAEPLHPSQCDDDAVDCDEEWNEEGGAGLLSNTPDQSTLKRHIRSHTVKQHTVNPSVKPHHCSDCGKQFIVKSSLKHHRLVFHTEHPHCCGQCKKSFITAERLESHIKTRHPPSDPLKNPHVCSKCGRAFPVAASLKRHLRTHTGEKPYVCPKCGKDYSDCGNLRKHMRRTHPVEEMVMESFATQRSIPTGNVEEMQDNTDSIKSEEQGTSCSLQLKEDLKGIQEDGSVVPMSPGQAYDDGDDDDDDDDAVDCNVKDRDWLPSNGLKAEPMSPSQSDDAVDWDEEDRDWMASDGLEVESSPERHTPEQRVRGDKPPPPPFALPESPGRASPGSALLCGLKRVSVQLVDCRKTPGQSGHIIHKTTQTGEKPHSSSNAEQHKTLSGDRPSSHICDHCEKNFGTATNLKTHLLYLSGEKPHICSKCGKSFTQAGCLKRHLRTHTGEKPYVCPRCGKACTDSGNLKRHIRKTHPGEEVFVKRLAYQKSVRNAKEHKQTYCVDGSHICDHCGKNFATAGSLKLHTQNLKRRRENLTAEKAHVCSECGKGFHQAGSLKRHLRTHTGEKPYICHHCGKACSDSGNLQKHIKSHMGKQHTVKPYLCSECGKQFIGKQSLEHHREVFHTDHPHRCGQCKKSFITAERLESHIKTRHPPSDPVKNPHVCLECGRGFPVAASLKRHLRIHTGEKPYSCPQCGNSYNDRGNLKKHIRTHTEEKPYHCVVCGMKFRHTKTLQRHHQENHKGETLGPIHRHQDPLPCPHCGEEFSSKALLRDHLRTHSSRVHCSRCDKTFSTKSNLLVHQRIHTGEKPYLCPQCGKSFSLAGSLKLHLRIHAGEKPYCCTYCDKRFTSKSHCNLHLRIHTGEKPYQCPDCGRCFADGNVLKNHRRTHTGEKPFQCRLCDKAFAQLSSLKKHQETHRQTLPVSVPRLPNPYLPHNQHVPYPYPSQTQW comes from the exons ATGAGTTCTGAGAAGGAAACGTTGATGGATGAAATCGAAAAGAGTTTATGGAATTTAACTGAGGACAATTTACGCGACCTGTGTGAACGTTGTGGAATGGATGGCTCTGAAATTAAAGGGATGAATCATCGCTTATTAAGGCGTAAAGTCATGGAGGAAATGTGGGACAATACGGAGTCAATGAAATCAGAGGAGCAGGGAATGTCTTGGTTAGTCCGACTTAAAGACGACATCAGGAGGATACTGGAGGATGGTAGCAGTGCACTCATGAATCCCAGCCAATCCGATGATGTAGACTGCAATGAAGAACGCAACAAGGGGTACAGCGATTGTTTGCCTAGCAACGGACTGACAGCCGAGCCCTTGCATCCCAGCCAATGTGATGATGATGCTGTAGACTGCGATGAAGAATGGAATGAAGAGGGAGGAGCTGGGTTGCTTAGCAACACACCAGACCAGAGTACATTAAAGAGGCACATCAGATCGCACACTGTTAAACAACACACAGTGAATCCCTCAGTGAAACCTCACCACTGCTCGGATTGTGGGAAGCAATTCATTGTAAAATCAAGCCTTAAACATCACCGGCTAGTTTTTCACACAGAACACCCTCACTGTTGTGGTCAATGTAAGAAGAGTTTCATAACTGCAGAAAGGCTGGAATCGCACATTAAGACACGACACCCGCCAAGTGATCCTCTGAAGAACCCACATGTGTGCTCTAAATGCGGTAGGGCATTCCCTGTGGCTGCCAGTCTTAAGAGACACCTGAGAACTCATACTGGGGAGAAACCGTACGTCTGCCCCAAATGTGGAAAGGACTACAGTGACTGTGGAAATTTGAGGAAACACATGAGAAGAACTCACCCAGTAGAGGAGATGGTTATGGAGAGTTTTGCCACTCAGAGGAGCATCCCTACAGGAAATGTGGAGGAAATGCAGGACAATACGGATTCAATTAAATCGGAGGAGCAGGGAACATCTTGTTCACTCCAACTGAAAGAGGACCTCAAAGGGATACAGGAGGATGGTAGCGTTGTACCCATGAGTCCCGGCCAAGcctatgatgatggtgatgatgatgatgatgatgatgatgctgtagACTGCAACGTTAAGGACAGGGATTGGTTGCCTAGCAACGGACTGAAGGCGGAGCCCATGAGTCCCAGCCAATCCGATGACGCTGTAGACTGGGACGAGGAGGACAGGGATTGGATGGCTAGCGATGGGCTGGAGGTGGAGTCGTCTCCAGAGAGGCACACAccagagcagagagtgagaggg GACAAACCTCCCCCGCCCCCCTTTGCCCTCCCAGAATCCCCGGggcgtgcctctcccggtagcgccttatTGTGCGGTCTGAAGAGGGTGTCTGTGCAGCTAGTCGACTGCAGGAAGACACCGGGGCAGAGTGGCCATATAATTCACAAGACaacacagacaggagagaaacCCCACAGCTCGTCTAATGCTGAACAACACAAAACCCTCTCAGGAGACAGGCCTAGCTCCCATATCTGTGATCACTGTGAGAAGAATTTTGGCACTGCTACAAATCTGAAAACACACTTACTTTATCTGTCCGGAGAGAAACCACACATCTGCTCTAAATGCGGAAAGAGTTTCACACAGGCCGGCTGTCTTAAGAGACACCTGAGAACTCATACTGGGGAGAAACCGTACGTCTGTCCTCGTTGTGGGAAGGCTTGTACTGATTCTGGAAACTTAAAGAGACACATCAGAAAAACTCACCCAGGAGAGGAGGTCTTTGTGAAGAGACTTGCCTATCAGAAGAGCGTTCGTAATGCTAAAGAACACAAACAAACCTACTGCGTAGATGGCTCCCATATCTGTGATCACTGTGGTAAGAATTTTGCCACAGCAGGAAGTCTAAAACTACACACACAGAAcctgaagagaaggagagagaacttGACTGCAGAGAAAGCTCATGTGTGCTCTGAATGTGGAAAGGGCTTCCATCAGGCTGGAAGTCTTAAGAGACACCTGAGAACTCATACTGGGGAGAAACCGTACATTTGCCATCATTGTGGGAAGGCTTGCAGTGATTCTGGAAACTTACAGAAACACATCAAAAGTCACATGGGTAAACAACACACAGTGAAACCTTACCTCTGCTCTGAATGTGGGAAGCAATTCATTGGAAAACAAAGCCTTGAACATCACCGGGAGGTTTTTCACACAGATCACCCTCACCGCTGTGGTCAATGTAAGAAGAGCTTCATAACTGCAGAAAGACTGGAATCACACATAAAAACACGACACCCGCCAAGTGATCCTGTGAAGAATCCACATGTGTGCTTGGAATGCGGAAGGGGATTCCCTGTGGCCGCCAGTCTTAAAAGACACCTGAGAATCCATACTGGGGAGAAACCGTACTCCTGCCCTCAGTGTGGAAACAGTTACAATGATCGTGGAAATTTAAAGAAACACATCAGAACTCACACAGAAGAAAAACCTTACCACTGCGTGGTGTGTGGGATGAAGTTTCGTCATACAAAAACGTTACAACGGCATCACCAGGAGAACCACAAGGGGGAGACACTGGGTCCCATCCACAGGCACCAAGACCCTCTTCCATGCCCCCACTGCGGGGAGGAGTTCTCATCCAAGGCTCTTCTAAGGGATCATCTACGGACCCACTCTAGCCGTGTCCACTGCTCCCGATGCGACAAGACCTTCTCCACTAAAAGTAACTTACTGGTTCATCAGAggatacacactggagagaagccttacctttgccctcagtgtgggaagagtttttctctggCAGGGAGTTTAAAACTTCATCTCCGGATTCATGCGGGTGAGAAACCTTACTGCTGTACTTACTGTGACAAGAGATTCACAAGTAAGAGCCACTGCAATCTTCATCTGCGAatccacactggagagaagccgtaCCAATGCCCTGACTGCGGGAGGTGTTTCGCTGACGGGAATGTCCTGAAAAACCACCGGCGgacccacacaggagagaaaccgttccAGTGCCGCTTGTGTGATAAAGCTTTTGCCCAGTTGAGCAGTCTGAAGAAACATCAGGAGACACACAGGCAaactctgcctgtctctgtcccaAGACTCCCTAATCCCTACCTACCACACAATCAGCATGTCCCTTATCCCTACCCATCACAGACTCAATGGTAA